AAGTAAttaatgaaatcataaaaaccaTTTTTATAGATTAAAGATTGAGATCAGAGGgggttgaagaaaaaaaaagcctaATGAATTGTAAATGATATATagtagatttttataaaattttaaacttttgctTCTGTATGTAATATTAGAAATATATTATAAACTTTTTTATACACACAGGCGGTCGATATTGTAATATTAGAAATTTGTGGAAAAATGTAGAGGAACACTGCTAAGGTCGGTCGATGTTAACCCAAGAGAAATTTTATCTGAGTTAAATTTGGAATTGCTTAGCTGATCTCTTTTGTACAGCCTGGATGGAGAGTAGTTCTATCTCGTAATTAATGTGTTGCATGGTATAGAGCATTACAAATCTTACACTTTTGCATTCTCAAACGTCTTGTCCAATCGCTAGCATTAATAATTGATGAAGCctcaatatatacataaattgcAACGATTTAAACAACTTGGCCGGGAGTACTGACTCACCTCACATATTTTAATTCCTTTACTATATATGCCTTAGAAACGAATAGGATCAACAACATGACTACCCATTTCCAAACTACAAAAAAGATGATgcctaatttctaattttaaacCATAAGGAATAATGGTATTATAGAATTCAGAATCAGGAGGATGTTGATATACAAGGCACGCCCCGCACTCTTTCACCTTCACGCTCGAGCTTCGTGCTTTAACTGATACTCCAATGTAGCTCCATTCATTCAAATTATTTAACTGCTTCAAAAACCACTTGGCTGGTATATACACGCAAAACCCAAGTGGCCCTACAAAAGGGTCTTCGCAGGCACGAAGGACTAATGGTTCTTTTAGATGACCTTCATTAGTCTCAAAATGATAAACAAACTCAACAAACTGGTGATCAGAATGACTGCTCTCGAAAATCCTAGGATCTGAGTTCTCGTGCTCATCAACATCAAAAATAGTAAGATGATGATATCCAAACCACTTACTCATGTTATTATCtaagtttggatggattggaagTTTTACATGATGAGAACCAAAACTTCTAATGTTGCACCACTCTGGAATTTCAGCTCCCCAAGCAGAAGAGCCACAAATTACCTTGGgattaaaacaattattttccTACATCATgtgaagtaaaaataaaaaatagaaagatgtTAATtggagtatatatattaaataacagCTTCCACAAAACATCTTATGAAGAGAAAGAGACTCACAACTTCATAGCCTTTTGTTTCCAAATTACTTTCTTCATTCAAGCTTCTAATGCAGTAGACTCTGTCATCATAACCAATATAAAAGGCCCCAATTGAGTCATCATTGGTTATAAACATTTCTTGCGTAGAGCATGCATTTGAACAAAACTCTGGCACTGCGAAAAACTTAGTGAATTTGATAGCAGTTCCACCTGTATACAATTGTTCCAGATACTCCTCACCATTCCAGTCTTGAATTCCGCCAAGTGCTAGGCAATTAGATACATCCAAAATTTTAAGAGATGGCAAACCACAAATAACGCTTGGAAAAATTGAGAGCCTTTTGCAATTATGTAAAGACAATATGGAAAGGCCGCATAAATTCTTAAATGATAGGGGTAGTTCTTTTATGGCAGTACCATTCAAATAAAGTAACCGCAATGAATTCATGTTTCCCACAATATCTGGGAACTTCTCAAATCTTGAACAGTCAGAAAGATAAAAATGTTCAAGAGACTCCATGCTAATCTCGTTTGGAAAGCTTTTAAGGCGTTTGCAAGCATGTAGATTCAGTCGTCTAAGCTGTTTGAGAACACCAACAGATTTGTGGACCTTAGATAAACTTGTACAACCTTCAAGATCTAGTGTCTCAAGATTTGGGACTCCGGTGAGGTCTGGTGTCTCCAACAAGTATTGAGAGCCGCTAAGATCAAAGCATTTCAAACTCCCTAAACTCTGaaataaaacaacaaatattgaacaaaaaaagaaagcattAACGAGCTTAGTACTATTAGTAAGAAGAACAttaagaagaacaagaagaaaacacCTTACATTAATTCCCTTCCACAGTTGCTTGATGTGACTGCATGGAAATCTAAGTTCAATAAGATTGTCTGCTCGAAAGCTGTTTGACAAGGATTTTGAAGGATATTCAAACCATTCTAGCACCCGTAACCCATGTGTTGGTATGGATCTTAAAGGGTTACTATGCCAATGCAGATTCAATAACTTATCACAAAGATTAGAAAAACTGTTGACAATACTTGTGTTGCAAATTTTAAGGATtctcaatttcttcatctttgaGAAGGCTTTAACATTGAATCGTTCCTGATCTTTTTTATTAGATAAGTTTAGCACTATGCCTTCAATCACTTCAGTTCCCTAAAAACCAAGAACAATAAAATTGTGTGAGAAATATTTGCAAAAAACTTAAGAATTAGAATGAAAATACACTATACATTTATGTCAAGCTAGATCCACTTACAGTATTATTCTTCAACACGTGAAGGACATCCTCACAATGCCACAATCTACTACGCCGGCCAGGCTCGTTGGGGGATTCATCGTAAATTATTTCTTGACCCATTTTTTGTAGCAAATCATGCATCCTCAACCTTTTAGATTTGATGGTTATGAgacatttctccatgagaatatCAATATTGAGGTATGGGTAGTAACCAAAACTTTCTAATATATCCATTAAAATGCTATCTAAGACCTCTCCTGTGAAAAAACAAGCAATAtctaaaaacaattttttttgcaaatcctccaatccatcaaaacctaCTTGAAGTACATCTAAAATTCCTTTATTAGGATTTGCTTTCATTTGATCCCAGGCACCTTTCCATGCATTTGTTCCTCTACCAAACAAGGAGGACCCTAAAACCTTTAGAGCTAAAGGAAGGCCTTGAGCATATTTCACAAAGCCTTTGGATAAATCCACATAATTTTCTTCAGGATGGGGTTTCTTGAAAGCTGCCAAACTAAAGAGCTGCAATGCTTCATCATTATTCAACTCATTAACCTTATAGATATCATTCACTCCATGTCTTTTCAACAAATGGCTATCTCTGCTTGTTAAAATGATTCTACTCCCTGAACCAAACCAATCATGGCTCCCTGCTAATGCTGTTAGATGTTGATCTCTGTCCACATCATCAAGGactaaaaaaacttttttattacATAGCCTATTCCGTATCATATTCATTCCCTCGCGATCGtcccatatatttattttcctttccataaagATCTTAGAAAGAAGTCGTTTTTGTAAAGAAACTAAACCATGATTTCTAGTTTCTTCTCTAATACAAGCAATAAAGCTACTAGCTTCAAATTGGTAAGATATTCTATCATAAATGACTTCTGCCAAAGTTGTCTTACCCACTCCACCCATACCATGAATTCCTATAAAGCGAACATCATCCAATCCAATTCCAAGTATGTTCATCATTTCCTCCACATGGGATTCTATTCCAACAAGGTCCTTGGAAAGAGTTGAAAAGTTACGACTTAATCCTTGAAGTATTCTTTCATTGATTTCTTGGACAATTGTGGATTCATACCTACGAAAAATGATAAGATAATTAATTGTTATGAGATATTGATAGCTCTTGTATAAGGTATTACTCTGCCATAAATAAGGGTTAACAATAAAATTGGGGTACCATTCTCATACTACAATACAACACTATAATAATGTTTAACTTTTGACCCTTACATTCCCATTGTTTTTTGGTGAAAATTAGGGTGCCTTTTTAGTTGATTTGGGAGAGTTTGGGTGTTGTTTCTAAATTAGAATCCGCAGGAGATCAATTGTAGGTTTTGATAAGGAATCAGGATTTCTTGGTACGTTGATGATCTGGGAGTTGCTTTTGATGCCAAATCCAAAGGGACAAGGCATGatgtaatttcatataattGATAATAAAGTATAATGTAATTGGCTTATGGAACACTGTAATGATATGTAGTCAAAAGTAACCGATGCATATAGTAAAGCCAGAGGAAGGAAGTTGTAGCTTTGAGGATGAAGGGAAGCCACGAAATGCTGAATTTTAGAGGTATAGATATGGATGCAAATTAAGAAGGTAGTCAGTCCCTAGAGAGGAGGGACCATGAGTGATGATACAATTAACAGTcagacaaatataaatatttaaaaaaaaaaatccaaccaaGAGGGAAAATTGGGTGATGGCAATAGCTAAATGGCCAATGGTTGAAGAtgaaatgaataatattagagTGCAAGCACTAGTTGAATGGGCAAGCAGATCTCCTCATCATTTCCCTAAAATCGTGGTCATCCACAACCAAAAGCGACCAAACAGATCTCGATTCAGAAACATTAAATAGATCA
This genomic window from Carya illinoinensis cultivar Pawnee chromosome 7, C.illinoinensisPawnee_v1, whole genome shotgun sequence contains:
- the LOC122317564 gene encoding disease resistance protein RPV1-like isoform X3 → MVPLSTQRASSSVPPSSSTSPRSRWIYDVFLNFHGEDTRKNFADHLYTALENKGIITFKDNEKLQQGKYISQELLKAIRESRYAIPIISKNYASSRWCLTELVQIVECMRETGLTILPVFYHVDPSEVRNQTEAFAEAFARHEEDPNIDMEKMQTWRVALKEVGNISGWHFHLRYESTIVQEINERILQGLSRNFSTLSKDLVGIESHVEEMMNILGIGLDDVRFIGIHGMGGVGKTTLAEVIYDRISYQFEASSFIACIREETRNHGLVSLQKRLLSKIFMERKINIWDDREGMNMIRNRLCNKKVFLVLDDVDRDQHLTALAGSHDWFGSGSRIILTSRDSHLLKRHGVNDIYKVNELNNDEALQLFSLAAFKKPHPEENYVDLSKGFVKYAQGLPLALKVLGSSLFGRGTNAWKGAWDQMKANPNKGILDVLQVGFDGLEDLQKKLFLDIACFFTGEVLDSILMDILESFGYYPYLNIDILMEKCLITIKSKRLRMHDLLQKMGQEIIYDESPNEPGRRSRLWHCEDVLHVLKNNTGTEVIEGIVLNLSNKKDQERFNVKAFSKMKKLRILKICNTSIVNSFSNLCDKLLNLHWHSNPLRSIPTHGLRVLEWFEYPSKSLSNSFRADNLIELRFPCSHIKQLWKGINSLGSLKCFDLSGSQYLLETPDLTGVPNLETLDLEGCTSLSKVHKSVGVLKQLRRLNLHACKRLKSFPNEISMESLEHFYLSDCSRFEKFPDIVGNMNSLRLLYLNGTAIKELPLSFKNLCGLSILSLHNCKRLSIFPSVICGLPSLKILDVSNCLALGGIQDWNGEEYLEQLYTESTALEA
- the LOC122317564 gene encoding disease resistance protein RPV1-like isoform X4 is translated as MVPLSTQRASSSVPPSSSTSPRSRWIYDVFLNFHGEDTRKNFADHLYTALENKGIITFKDNEKLQQGKYISQELLKAIRESRYAIPIISKNYASSRWCLTELVQIVECMRETGLTILPVFYHVDPSEVRNQTEAFAEAFARHEEDPNIDMEKMQTWRVALKEVGNISGWHFHLRYESTIVQEINERILQGLSRNFSTLSKDLVGIESHVEEMMNILGIGLDDVRFIGIHGMGGVGKTTLAEVIYDRISYQFEASSFIACIREETRNHGLVSLQKRLLSKIFMERKINIWDDREGMNMIRNRLCNKKVFLVLDDVDRDQHLTALAGSHDWFGSGSRIILTSRDSHLLKRHGVNDIYKVNELNNDEALQLFSLAAFKKPHPEENYVDLSKGFVKYAQGLPLALKVLGSSLFGRGTNAWKGAWDQMKANPNKGILDVLQVGFDGLEDLQKKLFLDIACFFTGEVLDSILMDILESFGYYPYLNIDILMEKCLITIKSKRLRMHDLLQKMGQEIIYDESPNEPGRRSRLWHCEDVLHVLKNNTGTEVIEGIVLNLSNKKDQERFNVKAFSKMKKLRILKICNTSIVNSFSNLCDKLLNLHWHSNPLRSIPTHGLRVLEWFEYPSKSLSNSFRADNLIELRFPCSHIKQLWKGINSLGSLKCFDLSGSQYLLETPDLTGVPNLETLDLEGCTSLSKVHKSVGVLKQLRRLNLHACKRLKSFPNEISMESLEHFYLSDCSRFEKFPDIVGNMNSLRLLYLNALGGIQDWNGEEYLEQLYTESTALEA
- the LOC122317564 gene encoding disease resistance protein RPV1-like isoform X1 codes for the protein MVPLSTQRASSSVPPSSSTSPRSRWIYDVFLNFHGEDTRKNFADHLYTALENKGIITFKDNEKLQQGKYISQELLKAIRESRYAIPIISKNYASSRWCLTELVQIVECMRETGLTILPVFYHVDPSEVRNQTEAFAEAFARHEEDPNIDMEKMQTWRVALKEVGNISGWHFHLRYESTIVQEINERILQGLSRNFSTLSKDLVGIESHVEEMMNILGIGLDDVRFIGIHGMGGVGKTTLAEVIYDRISYQFEASSFIACIREETRNHGLVSLQKRLLSKIFMERKINIWDDREGMNMIRNRLCNKKVFLVLDDVDRDQHLTALAGSHDWFGSGSRIILTSRDSHLLKRHGVNDIYKVNELNNDEALQLFSLAAFKKPHPEENYVDLSKGFVKYAQGLPLALKVLGSSLFGRGTNAWKGAWDQMKANPNKGILDVLQVGFDGLEDLQKKLFLDIACFFTGEVLDSILMDILESFGYYPYLNIDILMEKCLITIKSKRLRMHDLLQKMGQEIIYDESPNEPGRRSRLWHCEDVLHVLKNNTGTEVIEGIVLNLSNKKDQERFNVKAFSKMKKLRILKICNTSIVNSFSNLCDKLLNLHWHSNPLRSIPTHGLRVLEWFEYPSKSLSNSFRADNLIELRFPCSHIKQLWKGINSLGSLKCFDLSGSQYLLETPDLTGVPNLETLDLEGCTSLSKVHKSVGVLKQLRRLNLHACKRLKSFPNEISMESLEHFYLSDCSRFEKFPDIVGNMNSLRLLYLNGTAIKELPLSFKNLCGLSILSLHNCKRLSIFPSVICGLPSLKILDVSNCLALGGIQDWNGEEYLEQLYTGGTAIKFTKFFAVPEFCSNACSTQEMFITNDDSIGAFYIGYDDRVYCIRSLNEESNLETKGYEVENNCFNPKVICGSSAWGAEIPEWCNIRSFGSHHVKLPIHPNLDNNMSKWFGYHHLTIFDVDEHENSDPRIFESSHSDHQFVEFVYHFETNEGHLKEPLVLRACEDPFVGPLGFCVYIPAKWFLKQLNNLNEWSYIGVSVKARSSSVKVKECGACLVYQHPPDSEFYNTIIPYGLKLEIRHHLFCSLEMGSHVVDPIRF
- the LOC122317564 gene encoding disease resistance protein RPV1-like isoform X2, producing the protein MVPLSTQRASSSVPPSSSTSPRSRWIYDVFLNFHGEDTRKNFADHLYTALENKGIITFKDNEKLQQGKYISQELLKAIRESRYAIPIISKNYASSRWCLTELVQIVECMRETGLTILPVFYHVDPSEVRNQTEAFAEAFARHEEDPNIDMEKMQTWRVALKEVGNISGWHFHLRYESTIVQEINERILQGLSRNFSTLSKDLVGIESHVEEMMNILGIGLDDVRFIGIHGMGGVGKTTLAEVIYDRISYQFEASSFIACIREETRNHGLVSLQKRLLSKIFMERKINIWDDREGMNMIRNRLCNKKVFLVLDDVDRDQHLTALAGSHDWFGSGSRIILTSRDSHLLKRHGVNDIYKVNELNNDEALQLFSLAAFKKPHPEENYVDLSKGFVKYAQGLPLALKVLGSSLFGRGTNAWKGAWDQMKANPNKGILDVLQVGFDGLEDLQKKLFLDIACFFTGEVLDSILMDILESFGYYPYLNIDILMEKCLITIKSKRLRMHDLLQKMGQEIIYDESPNEPGRRSRLWHCEDVLHVLKNNTGTEVIEGIVLNLSNKKDQERFNVKAFSKMKKLRILKICNTSIVNSFSNLCDKLLNLHWHSNPLRSIPTHGLRVLEWFEYPSKSLSNSFRADNLIELRFPCSHIKQLWKGINSLGSLKCFDLSGSQYLLETPDLTGVPNLETLDLEGCTSLSKVHKSVGVLKQLRRLNLHACKRLKSFPNEISMESLEHFYLSDCSRFEKFPDIVGNMNSLRLLYLNALGGIQDWNGEEYLEQLYTGGTAIKFTKFFAVPEFCSNACSTQEMFITNDDSIGAFYIGYDDRVYCIRSLNEESNLETKGYEVENNCFNPKVICGSSAWGAEIPEWCNIRSFGSHHVKLPIHPNLDNNMSKWFGYHHLTIFDVDEHENSDPRIFESSHSDHQFVEFVYHFETNEGHLKEPLVLRACEDPFVGPLGFCVYIPAKWFLKQLNNLNEWSYIGVSVKARSSSVKVKECGACLVYQHPPDSEFYNTIIPYGLKLEIRHHLFCSLEMGSHVVDPIRF